A single Silvibacterium dinghuense DNA region contains:
- a CDS encoding protein-disulfide reductase DsbD domain-containing protein, which produces MRSPLPVLAFFLLCASLSAQKMPWESDSSAASKEGAQPQSVEYLFPEQVSVPAGKDAVVELHFRVKPGMHINSHQPREKGLIPTQLIVAEGGPGSGTVDVSAVDFPSGGDFSLPSMPSEKLSVYTGEFVLRAHIHANAGDHMLEAALRYQACDDRSCYPPRKAPVAVNIMAR; this is translated from the coding sequence ATGCGCTCTCCGCTTCCGGTTCTTGCGTTTTTCCTCCTGTGTGCGAGTCTTTCGGCGCAGAAGATGCCGTGGGAGAGCGATAGCAGTGCTGCCAGCAAGGAAGGCGCGCAGCCGCAGTCGGTGGAATATCTCTTTCCCGAGCAGGTATCGGTGCCCGCAGGCAAGGATGCGGTCGTCGAGCTGCACTTCCGGGTAAAGCCGGGGATGCACATTAATTCCCATCAGCCGCGCGAGAAGGGGCTGATCCCGACGCAGCTGATCGTGGCCGAAGGCGGACCGGGGAGCGGCACGGTGGATGTGAGCGCGGTCGATTTCCCCTCCGGAGGCGATTTTTCCCTGCCTTCGATGCCCAGCGAGAAATTGAGCGTTTATACCGGGGAATTCGTCCTGAGAGCACATATTCATGCCAATGCAGGCGATCACATGCTGGAGGCGGCGCTGCGCTACCAGGCCTGCGATGACCGCTCCTGCTACCCGCCGCGCAAGGCTCCGGTGGCCGTGAATATCATGGCCCGATGA
- a CDS encoding TlpA family protein disulfide reductase, translated as MKRNAIVLVVVILALVVMVWAGVVNYRHRKAEEAKLREMQGMLVKLGPPSAPSPASQAEANDPANHPLVGQVAPAFVLKDITGKKVSLADYKGKAVVIDFWATWCAPCKVEIPWLTKFHDQYAPQGLEILGVSEDDLDAENKAGLEKQEKDVADGAGKLGINYPVLLDEKNVAKPYGGIEALPTTFFVGRDGKVVASAVGLTDRDELEADIKKALATPAGQS; from the coding sequence GTGAAGCGCAACGCAATCGTTCTTGTGGTCGTCATTCTTGCCCTGGTGGTGATGGTCTGGGCGGGCGTCGTCAATTACCGCCATCGCAAGGCGGAAGAGGCCAAGCTCCGGGAGATGCAGGGCATGCTGGTGAAGCTGGGTCCGCCGTCGGCACCCTCGCCTGCGTCCCAGGCCGAGGCGAACGATCCGGCGAATCATCCCCTGGTAGGCCAGGTGGCGCCGGCGTTTGTTCTCAAGGACATCACGGGGAAGAAGGTTTCGCTGGCCGACTACAAAGGCAAGGCCGTGGTCATCGATTTCTGGGCCACATGGTGCGCGCCCTGCAAGGTCGAGATTCCCTGGCTGACCAAGTTCCACGACCAGTATGCTCCGCAGGGACTGGAGATTCTTGGCGTCTCCGAGGATGATCTCGACGCGGAGAATAAAGCTGGTCTCGAGAAGCAGGAAAAGGACGTAGCGGACGGCGCGGGCAAGCTGGGGATCAATTACCCGGTGCTGCTCGATGAGAAGAATGTGGCCAAGCCCTATGGCGGGATCGAGGCGCTGCCTACGACCTTCTTTGTCGGTCGTGACGGCAAGGTGGTGGCCTCGGCTGTGGGGCTGACCGATCGCGACGAGCTCGAAGCCGATATCAAGAAGGCGCTGGCGACGCCGGCGGGGCAGTCCTGA
- a CDS encoding KpsF/GutQ family sugar-phosphate isomerase: MNCLTPHNPSRPLTPSRLVRIEAEALQALAERLEGSMAASFERAVEAVVACGETRGRIVVTGMGKSGIIAQKIAATLSSTGSPALFLHPAEAVHGDLGMVARGDVVIALSASGETEEILRLLAKIKRIGDALISFCCNLDSTLARASDIALDCSVPAEACGMGLAPTASTTAMLALGDALAIAVSLRKGFEAEDFAELHPGGKLGKQLARVRQLMHQGNAVPKVSPQTPMTEVIYEMSRKKLGMTTIEQDGRLAGVLSDGDLRRLLERDGPDGLRKTAGEAMNPHPQTISGDELAVRALDAMEARKITSLVVIDGQGAIEGVVHLHDLWETELF; the protein is encoded by the coding sequence ATGAACTGTTTGACGCCGCACAATCCATCCCGCCCGCTCACGCCATCGCGCCTCGTCCGCATCGAGGCCGAAGCCCTGCAGGCTCTCGCCGAACGGCTGGAAGGCTCGATGGCCGCCAGCTTCGAGCGTGCCGTCGAAGCCGTGGTTGCCTGCGGCGAGACCCGCGGCCGCATCGTAGTCACCGGCATGGGCAAGAGCGGCATCATCGCGCAGAAGATTGCTGCGACCCTCAGCTCCACCGGCAGCCCGGCGCTCTTTCTCCATCCGGCCGAAGCCGTACACGGCGATCTGGGCATGGTCGCCCGCGGCGACGTAGTCATTGCGCTCTCGGCCAGCGGCGAAACCGAAGAGATTCTCCGCCTGCTGGCCAAGATCAAGCGCATCGGCGACGCACTCATCAGCTTCTGCTGCAATCTCGACTCGACGCTGGCCCGCGCCAGCGACATCGCGCTCGATTGCAGCGTGCCCGCGGAGGCCTGTGGCATGGGCCTGGCCCCCACCGCTTCGACCACCGCCATGCTGGCCCTTGGCGATGCCCTGGCTATCGCCGTCTCGCTGCGCAAAGGCTTCGAGGCAGAAGATTTCGCCGAGCTGCACCCGGGCGGCAAGCTGGGCAAGCAGCTGGCCCGTGTCCGCCAGCTGATGCACCAGGGCAATGCCGTTCCGAAGGTTTCACCGCAGACGCCGATGACCGAGGTCATCTACGAGATGTCGCGCAAGAAGCTCGGCATGACGACCATCGAGCAGGACGGCAGGCTGGCCGGAGTACTCAGCGACGGCGATCTGCGACGGCTGCTCGAGCGCGACGGCCCGGACGGCCTGCGCAAGACCGCCGGCGAAGCGATGAACCCGCACCCGCAGACCATCTCCGGCGACGAGCTGGCCGTCCGCGCGCTCGATGCCATGGAGGCGCGCAAGATCACCTCCCTGGTAGTGATCGACGGACAGGGAGCCATCGAAGGCGTGGTTCACCTGCACGATCTCTGGGAAACCGAGCTCTTTTAG
- a CDS encoding EAL and HDOD domain-containing protein: MTQSHAPESRTELPSESSPAFSDESSKKAAELFPSHATRFLARQPILDAARTVIGYELLFRSGWENFFRGGADDATLQMLDNCVLMGVDNLTQRTLAFINCTREALVERMVAILPPATTVLEVLESVEPDQEVRAACAELRALGYRLALDDFRADSPHQELLSEAAYLKVDFRLSDARERSRIVKLAKSSGAVLLAEKIENMEEFEEAQREGFQLFQGYFFCRPAILAERELPANWANYMRLVGALAREPLNMAEVAPIVEAEASLCYRLLRLANSAAVSSRKAVTSVRSAMVLVGDARFRTLAAIALAAHMGRGQPEVLLQLALERARFCRNLAPLLGEDPNEQCLLGLLSLLSAMLRIPMARLVNSLPLREKAKCVLLGAEGRTAIPLQLITALEAGDWTPCAEVSSRFGVSESQISAIYLEALHWTKTHVQQLGLEGREH; this comes from the coding sequence ATGACGCAGAGCCACGCCCCGGAATCCCGTACCGAACTCCCCTCCGAATCCAGCCCCGCATTCTCTGACGAGTCCTCGAAGAAGGCGGCAGAGCTGTTTCCCTCGCATGCCACCCGCTTCCTTGCCCGTCAGCCGATCCTCGACGCCGCCCGCACCGTCATCGGTTACGAGCTCCTCTTTCGCTCCGGCTGGGAAAACTTCTTTCGCGGCGGCGCCGACGATGCCACCCTGCAGATGCTCGACAACTGCGTGCTGATGGGCGTGGACAACCTGACCCAGCGCACGCTCGCCTTCATCAACTGCACCCGGGAGGCGCTGGTGGAACGGATGGTCGCGATCCTGCCGCCGGCCACAACGGTACTCGAGGTGCTGGAGTCCGTAGAGCCGGACCAGGAAGTGCGCGCCGCCTGTGCCGAGCTGCGCGCGCTTGGCTACCGGCTGGCGCTCGATGACTTCCGGGCCGATTCGCCGCACCAGGAGCTGCTCTCCGAAGCCGCCTACCTCAAGGTCGACTTCCGCCTTTCCGACGCCCGGGAACGAAGCCGGATCGTGAAACTGGCCAAAAGCAGCGGGGCCGTCCTCCTGGCAGAGAAGATCGAAAACATGGAAGAGTTCGAGGAGGCCCAGAGGGAAGGCTTCCAGCTCTTCCAGGGATATTTCTTCTGCCGCCCTGCCATCCTGGCGGAGCGGGAGCTTCCCGCCAACTGGGCGAACTACATGCGCCTGGTCGGAGCGCTGGCCCGCGAGCCGCTGAACATGGCCGAGGTCGCGCCGATCGTCGAAGCCGAGGCTTCGCTCTGCTACCGGCTGCTGCGGCTGGCGAATTCGGCGGCTGTCTCCTCGCGCAAAGCCGTCACCAGCGTGCGCTCCGCCATGGTGCTGGTCGGCGATGCGCGCTTCCGCACCCTGGCCGCAATCGCCCTGGCGGCCCACATGGGCCGCGGCCAGCCCGAGGTGCTGCTGCAACTGGCCCTCGAGCGCGCGCGCTTCTGCCGCAACCTGGCCCCGCTGCTCGGCGAAGACCCGAACGAGCAATGCCTGCTGGGATTGCTTTCGCTGCTCAGCGCCATGCTGCGCATCCCCATGGCCAGGCTGGTCAATTCCCTGCCCCTGCGCGAGAAGGCCAAGTGCGTGCTGCTGGGAGCCGAGGGCCGCACCGCGATCCCGCTGCAACTGATCACCGCCCTCGAAGCAGGAGACTGGACTCCCTGCGCCGAGGTGAGCTCTCGCTTCGGCGTCAGCGAATCGCAGATCTCCGCCATCTATCTCGAAGCCCTGCATTGGACAAAGACGCATGTGCAGCAGCTAGGCCTGGAAGGCAGAGAACATTAG
- a CDS encoding STAS domain-containing protein, giving the protein MEQETLDLEVLAGSRDGIRILRLTGPLTLHTIFPLQEELRREHRPLTVFDLSGVPYMDSAGMGVIINTYISAQRRGFRVAAAGLNYRVIELFKLTHVDTLIPVCETVAQAEAL; this is encoded by the coding sequence ATGGAGCAAGAGACGCTCGACCTGGAAGTGCTCGCCGGTAGCCGGGATGGCATCCGTATTCTCCGCCTCACCGGACCCCTTACCCTACACACCATTTTTCCTCTGCAGGAAGAGCTGCGGCGGGAGCATCGTCCGCTCACCGTCTTCGACCTCAGCGGCGTGCCCTACATGGATTCAGCCGGCATGGGTGTGATTATCAACACCTATATCTCGGCGCAGCGGCGCGGATTTCGCGTGGCTGCGGCGGGGCTGAATTACCGGGTGATCGAACTCTTCAAGCTGACGCACGTGGACACGCTGATCCCGGTCTGCGAGACGGTTGCGCAGGCTGAAGCGCTCTAG
- a CDS encoding STAS domain-containing protein gives MSLSIEVSSGRSPHTRILRVAGPVTLQNFTQLQSEFLREAIPLTILDLSGVPQMDSAGLGAILKYYVAAQKRGHKLVLTGVQGRVLDLLKLTRVDSLIPLAATVEQAETL, from the coding sequence GTGTCGCTGTCGATTGAGGTGTCGTCAGGCCGTTCTCCACATACGCGTATTCTGCGTGTGGCCGGGCCCGTTACTCTCCAGAATTTCACCCAGCTTCAATCGGAGTTTCTCCGTGAAGCGATTCCGCTGACCATTCTCGATCTCTCCGGTGTTCCGCAGATGGACTCGGCCGGGCTGGGGGCGATTCTCAAGTACTACGTGGCCGCGCAGAAGCGGGGGCACAAGCTGGTGCTGACCGGCGTGCAGGGCCGCGTTCTCGACCTCTTGAAGCTCACCCGCGTGGACTCGCTGATTCCGCTCGCCGCCACGGTGGAGCAGGCCGAAACGCTGTAG
- the mraY gene encoding phospho-N-acetylmuramoyl-pentapeptide-transferase translates to MLYWLLYQKLYLYFRPFRIFRYETFRTAFATLTALLIMLFIGPYVIEKLREFQIGQYIREEGPKDHQKKAGTPTMGGVLIAIAILLPTLLWSDLSDPFVWLVMGSTLAFGAIGFADDYIKVVHRRNLGLTSRAKMGLQFLAALGVAIALIAMQEQGLYSAQITVPFVKNFHPHLAPGFLTHLPYWGLVAFIPFVVFVALVLVGSSNAVNLTDGLDGLAIGCTIVASGALTVLTYVSGHAVFSDYLELQRMPLVGELTVFCGSMVGASIGFLWYNAHPAEVFMGDVGSLALGGAIGTVAVAIRQELLLPLIGGVFVLEALSVILQVGSYKLRKKRIFKMAPLHHHFELLGWSESKVIVRFWIAALVFALLALTTLKLR, encoded by the coding sequence TTGCTTTACTGGCTGCTGTATCAGAAGCTCTACCTGTATTTCCGCCCCTTCCGCATCTTCCGGTACGAGACCTTTCGCACCGCTTTCGCCACGCTGACCGCCCTGCTCATCATGCTGTTCATCGGGCCCTACGTGATCGAAAAGCTGCGCGAGTTCCAGATCGGCCAGTACATCCGCGAAGAGGGGCCGAAAGACCACCAGAAAAAGGCCGGCACGCCGACCATGGGCGGAGTGCTGATCGCCATCGCCATCCTGCTGCCCACGCTGCTGTGGAGCGATCTCTCCGACCCCTTCGTCTGGCTGGTCATGGGCTCGACGCTCGCCTTCGGCGCCATCGGCTTCGCCGATGACTACATCAAGGTCGTGCATCGCCGCAATCTAGGCCTCACCAGCCGCGCCAAGATGGGCCTGCAGTTCCTCGCCGCGCTCGGCGTGGCCATCGCACTCATCGCCATGCAGGAGCAGGGACTCTACTCGGCGCAGATCACCGTGCCGTTCGTGAAGAACTTCCATCCGCATCTTGCGCCCGGCTTTCTCACCCACCTGCCCTACTGGGGACTGGTAGCGTTCATCCCGTTTGTCGTCTTCGTCGCGCTGGTGCTGGTCGGCTCGAGCAACGCGGTCAACCTCACTGACGGACTCGACGGACTCGCCATCGGCTGCACCATCGTCGCCTCGGGCGCACTCACCGTGCTCACCTACGTAAGCGGCCATGCCGTCTTCTCCGACTATCTCGAGCTGCAGCGCATGCCGCTGGTCGGCGAGCTGACCGTCTTCTGCGGATCGATGGTCGGCGCCAGCATCGGCTTCCTCTGGTACAACGCCCACCCGGCAGAAGTTTTCATGGGAGACGTCGGCTCTCTGGCGCTCGGCGGGGCCATCGGCACAGTGGCCGTCGCCATTCGCCAGGAGCTGCTGCTGCCGCTGATCGGCGGCGTCTTCGTGCTTGAAGCGCTCTCCGTCATCCTGCAGGTGGGCAGCTACAAGCTCCGCAAGAAACGTATTTTCAAGATGGCGCCTCTGCATCATCACTTCGAGCTGCTCGGATGGTCGGAATCGAAGGTGATCGTGCGCTTCTGGATCGCCGCGCTGGTGTTTGCCCTGCTGGCACTCACCACGCTGAAGCTGCGCTGA
- the murD gene encoding UDP-N-acetylmuramoyl-L-alanine--D-glutamate ligase, producing MELKGKKVLVVGLGKSGLAAALFLRRRGAQVTVSDVRSAAALSRDIPALLEEGIMVEAGGHGLLTFRRQDLIVVSPGVPMNTPELVQVRTLGLPIIGEVELAARYLKGRTLAITGSNGKTTTTSLCGEILAAGGRRTAVGGNIGLPVIALVDDSTDEGWSVLEISSFQLETTENFRPNISVILNITPDHLDRHGSFENYVAAKERIFAKQTPEDALVLNADDEASAKTAVHAGAGGHGPNIYWFSRRRIVRQGAFVHDGTIFFRAAENAAQEPILRVDEIPLKGGHNVENVLAAVCAARRAGIDASAIRTAVVNFKAVAHRLEFVAQLHGVSYYNDSKATNVDATIKALEAFPGGIHLILGGKDKGSDYRVLRPLLTERVKAVYTIGAAAEKIHTHIEGATTVIGAGTLDAAIAKAAEAAKPGEIVLLAPACSSFDQFENYEQRGQAFKDLVLEKQGIGYRG from the coding sequence ATGGAACTCAAAGGCAAGAAAGTACTCGTCGTCGGACTGGGCAAATCCGGTCTCGCGGCCGCATTGTTTCTGCGCCGCCGCGGCGCGCAGGTCACGGTATCGGATGTACGCAGCGCAGCCGCTCTCAGCAGGGACATTCCGGCGCTGCTCGAAGAAGGCATCATGGTGGAGGCCGGCGGCCACGGCCTGCTCACCTTCCGCAGGCAGGACCTGATCGTCGTGAGCCCCGGCGTGCCGATGAACACGCCCGAGCTGGTGCAGGTGCGCACCCTCGGCCTGCCCATCATCGGCGAAGTCGAGCTGGCCGCCCGCTACCTCAAGGGCAGGACGCTCGCCATCACCGGCTCGAACGGCAAAACCACCACCACCTCGCTCTGCGGCGAGATTCTCGCTGCTGGAGGCCGCAGGACCGCGGTTGGCGGCAACATCGGCCTGCCGGTCATTGCGCTCGTCGATGACTCCACCGACGAAGGCTGGTCGGTGCTCGAGATTTCGAGCTTCCAGCTCGAAACCACCGAGAACTTCCGCCCCAATATCTCGGTCATCCTCAACATCACGCCCGATCATCTCGACCGCCACGGCAGCTTTGAGAACTACGTCGCCGCCAAGGAACGCATCTTCGCAAAGCAGACACCCGAAGATGCGCTGGTGCTGAATGCCGACGACGAAGCCTCCGCCAAGACGGCTGTCCACGCGGGCGCAGGCGGACATGGCCCGAACATCTATTGGTTCAGCCGCAGGCGCATCGTGCGCCAGGGCGCTTTCGTGCATGACGGCACCATTTTCTTCCGCGCTGCTGAAAATGCCGCGCAGGAGCCGATCCTCCGTGTCGACGAAATCCCGCTCAAGGGCGGCCATAACGTCGAGAACGTCCTCGCTGCCGTCTGTGCCGCGCGCCGCGCCGGGATCGATGCCTCGGCCATTCGCACGGCGGTAGTGAACTTCAAGGCTGTCGCGCACCGGCTCGAGTTTGTCGCGCAGCTCCACGGCGTCAGCTACTACAACGATTCGAAGGCCACCAACGTCGATGCGACCATCAAGGCGCTCGAAGCCTTCCCCGGCGGCATTCACCTGATCCTCGGCGGCAAGGACAAGGGCTCGGACTACCGTGTGCTGCGCCCTCTGCTCACCGAGCGCGTGAAGGCGGTCTACACCATCGGCGCGGCTGCGGAGAAGATTCACACCCACATCGAAGGCGCGACCACGGTGATCGGCGCAGGCACGCTCGATGCCGCAATCGCGAAGGCTGCCGAAGCGGCGAAGCCGGGCGAGATCGTGCTGCTCGCACCCGCCTGCTCCAGCTTCGATCAGTTCGAGAACTACGAGCAACGCGGCCAGGCCTTCAAGGACCTGGTGCTGGAAAAACAGGGTATAGGGTATAGGGGATAG
- the ftsW gene encoding putative lipid II flippase FtsW: MAKRVGVDKWLYCATLLLVVIGLLMVFSASAVMAKERTGSPYHYVMLQSVYAALGLVAMTLLMKIDYRLYNRPNAVFPAIGITVLLLLVAFVMHDSHGAHRWIRLGPVSLQPSEIAKPVMVLFLAWWLQNRMSSIEDLRGTIIPAVVPSLLFILLLLKEPDLGTAMVCAAVTALMLYLAGMNFKYLGYAAVAAAPVLYFMLFRVAWRRERIMAFLNPDADPLGKGFHIIQSLIAVGTGGLRGVGYFEGKQKLFYLPEPHTDYIFANVAEELGLIGCMLVIGLFVLLGYRGMRAAILCKDPFARFLAFGITATLLIQAFFNISVVLALVPTKGITLPLISYGGTSLFIELASIGVLLNITREVD, encoded by the coding sequence ATGGCAAAACGCGTCGGCGTAGACAAGTGGCTGTACTGCGCCACCCTGCTGCTGGTCGTCATCGGACTGCTGATGGTCTTCAGCGCCTCGGCGGTGATGGCCAAGGAGCGCACCGGCTCGCCCTACCACTACGTCATGCTGCAGTCGGTCTACGCGGCGCTCGGCCTGGTCGCCATGACGCTGCTCATGAAGATCGACTACCGGCTCTATAACCGGCCGAATGCCGTCTTCCCCGCCATCGGCATTACCGTCCTTCTGCTGCTGGTGGCCTTCGTCATGCACGACTCGCATGGCGCGCACCGCTGGATTCGCCTCGGCCCCGTATCTTTACAGCCGTCGGAGATCGCAAAACCGGTGATGGTGCTCTTCCTCGCCTGGTGGCTGCAGAACCGCATGAGTTCGATTGAGGATCTCCGCGGCACGATCATCCCCGCCGTCGTCCCCAGCCTGCTTTTCATTCTTCTGCTGCTCAAAGAGCCGGATCTCGGCACGGCGATGGTCTGCGCCGCGGTCACCGCGCTCATGCTCTACCTCGCAGGCATGAACTTCAAGTACCTCGGCTACGCCGCGGTGGCTGCCGCGCCGGTGCTCTACTTCATGCTCTTCCGCGTGGCGTGGAGACGCGAGCGCATCATGGCCTTCCTCAATCCCGATGCCGATCCGCTGGGCAAAGGCTTCCACATCATCCAGTCGCTCATCGCCGTCGGCACCGGCGGACTGCGCGGCGTGGGCTACTTCGAAGGCAAGCAGAAGCTCTTCTACCTGCCCGAGCCGCACACCGACTACATCTTCGCCAACGTCGCCGAAGAGCTCGGCCTCATCGGCTGCATGCTGGTCATCGGACTCTTCGTGCTGCTCGGCTATCGCGGCATGCGTGCTGCCATTCTCTGCAAGGACCCCTTCGCGCGCTTTCTGGCCTTCGGCATCACGGCGACACTGCTCATCCAGGCCTTCTTCAACATCAGCGTGGTGCTGGCGCTGGTACCCACCAAGGGCATCACGCTGCCCCTCATCTCCTACGGCGGGACCTCGCTGTTCATCGAGCTGGCCTCGATCGGCGTGCTGCTGAACATCACCCGGGAAGTGGATTAA